One Hydrogenophaga crassostreae genomic region harbors:
- a CDS encoding ester cyclase, which yields MKPDLLMQTYLEEVVAQGRLELVEAMSQPDMVDEANQAFGGPPGRAGLMAHVKGFRRAVGELQVTVDRIVAADDAVMAWWSFAGLHAGPWLERQPTGNAIRGTVFSLFDLVDGRINRYRLFLHAEFPETVILDTSRLHTGSAL from the coding sequence ATGAAGCCAGACTTGTTGATGCAAACCTACCTAGAAGAGGTGGTCGCCCAAGGGCGGCTGGAGCTGGTCGAGGCGATGTCGCAGCCCGATATGGTGGACGAGGCCAATCAGGCGTTTGGCGGCCCACCGGGTCGGGCTGGTCTTATGGCCCACGTCAAAGGCTTTCGGCGCGCGGTTGGAGAGCTGCAAGTCACGGTCGACCGCATCGTGGCCGCTGACGATGCCGTGATGGCCTGGTGGTCTTTTGCCGGGCTTCACGCAGGGCCCTGGCTGGAGCGGCAACCCACGGGCAATGCCATCCGGGGCACGGTGTTCAGCTTATTTGATCTGGTGGATGGCCGCATCAACCGCTACCGGCTTTTTCTCCACGCCGAGTTTCCCGAAACCGTGATCCTGGACACCTCTCGTCTGCATACCGGCTCGGCGCTATAG
- a CDS encoding DUF1801 domain-containing protein, with protein sequence MAETKTQPTGASVEDYLASRATDGQRVDCLALMVLLKKVTKKGPMMWGASIVGYGSYDYTYASGRTGTTCLTGFAIRGREIVIYLAPYWNGATGLLVALGSHKMGKGCLYFKRLADLDQAVLEQPVVGSVAELHRRYGQAGTA encoded by the coding sequence ATGGCCGAAACAAAGACCCAGCCCACCGGCGCAAGCGTCGAGGACTACCTGGCATCCCGCGCGACCGACGGGCAGCGCGTTGACTGCCTGGCGCTGATGGTGCTGCTCAAAAAGGTCACGAAAAAGGGGCCAATGATGTGGGGGGCGAGCATTGTTGGTTATGGCTCGTATGACTACACCTATGCGTCAGGGCGAACAGGAACCACATGCCTCACGGGGTTTGCGATTCGCGGGCGAGAGATCGTGATCTACCTTGCCCCCTATTGGAATGGCGCCACCGGGCTGTTGGTGGCGCTGGGTTCGCACAAGATGGGCAAGGGCTGCCTGTACTTCAAACGGCTCGCCGATCTTGATCAAGCCGTTCTGGAGCAACCCGTGGTCGGTTCAGTGGCTGAACTCCACCGCCGTTATGGCCAAGCGGGCACCGCCTGA